From Zingiber officinale cultivar Zhangliang chromosome 5B, Zo_v1.1, whole genome shotgun sequence, the proteins below share one genomic window:
- the LOC121984127 gene encoding 50S ribosomal protein L24-like — MGWKAAEKLFRHWKILRGDNVMIIRGKDKCETGIIKRVIRSQNRVIVEGKNLVKKHIKQGQGHEGGIFSIEAPLHVSNVQVLDPVTRKPCKTGYKYLEDGTKVRVSRGLATSGAVIPRPEILKERRKPRPSFVGPKDTPVELVLEKTYDAKAGIGMPDL, encoded by the exons ATGGGGTGGAAGGCAGCTGAGAAGTTATTCAGGCACTGGAAGATCCTCAGAGGCGACAAC GTCATGATCATAAGAGGCAAGGATAAGTGTGAGACAGGTATCATCAAACGTGTCATTAGATCTCAGAACAGAGTCATTGTTGAAGGGAAAAATTTG GTGAAGAAACACATCAAACAAGGGCAAGGACACGAGGGTGGAATCTTTTCAATTGAAGCCCCCCTTCATGTTTCCAATGTCCAGGTTCTTGACCCAGTTACTAG GAAGCCATGTAAGACCGGGTATAAATATCTGGAAGACGGAACTAAAGTACGGgtctctagaggacttgctacaTCTGGAGCTGTAATTCCTCGTCCTGAAATACTAAAAGAAAGGCGAAAACCAAGACCTAGCTTTG TTGGTCCCAAGGATACACCAGTTGAACTAGTACTCGAAAAGACATACGATGCTAAAGCTGGAATTGGCATGCCTGATCTCTAG
- the LOC121984129 gene encoding uncharacterized protein LOC121984129 isoform X1, protein MENWWRFSRRRELFMPSEGMKQWTDQSIGWQDMMYDSLGTTNSMKHLVARRESPWKVDSESSGISTKLKLLEEELVYLEKVGTGDLSKITSLMRKQAKRYQSLAGKVDALGKKMRMNEPCDPTLTPEFRTQRQTEFLLEAFHLQNYASETRQKLSSVQAESIRRPLGDGLTAEAKSSARKSLDSVGNKFKEIQRSLQIWLARTMEDLEGILARDGSSRVREYCLSPFPFVY, encoded by the exons ATGGAAAACTGGTGGCGATTCAGCAGAAGAAGGGAGCTGTTCATGCCTTCGGAAGGCATGAAACAGTGGACAGATCAGTCTATTGGATGGCAG GATATGATGTATGACTCACTTGGCACAACAAATAGTATGAAGCATTTAGTGGCAAG GCGGGAATCCCCTTGGAAGGTTGATAGTGAATCTTCTGGCATTTCCACTAAGCTTAAACTTCTTGAAGAAGAATTGGTTTACCTGGAAAAAGTCGGGACTGGAGATTTGTCCAAAATAACTTCGTTGATGAGGAAGCAAGCAAAGAGATATCAATCTCTTGCTGGAAAAGTTGATGCTTTAGGTAAGAAAATG AGAATGAATGAGCCCTGCGACCCGACCCTAACTCCAGAGTTCCGAACACAACGACAGACTGAGTTCTTGCTCGAAGCATTTCACCTGCAGAATTATGCATCGGAAACAAGACAAAAGCTGAGTTCAGTGCAAGCAGAGTCAATAAGAAGGCCATTAGGAGATGGGTTGACAGCAGAAGCTAAATCAAGTGCAAGAAAATCATTGGACTCGGTGGGGAACAAGTTCAAGGAGATTCAGAGGAGCTTACAGATTTGGTTAGCAAGAACCATGGAGGATTTGGAGGGGATTCTGGCAAGAGATGGCTCATCGCGTGTAAGAGAGTACTGCTTGTCGCCGTTCCCCTTTGTATATTGA
- the LOC121984129 gene encoding uncharacterized protein LOC121984129 isoform X2, with protein MASKAIAVDKAVPIEGDKAETPPAETEASLFSSYIGLSFALFLGLLPKLSLSYVSSLQSRNRILATKLFEAEDQLRTLRSRGKEDAKANARVAEIFAGRRARWQQEDRRLLLRVDSAEAEISGLRARLEETERERADLNAALERLERDEMLEFMARKEGGGGGLDLVEDSGTGGGFTRVKVPEEKLLARNGKLVAIQQKKGAVHAFGRHETVDRSVYWMAGYDV; from the exons ATGGCGTCCAAAGCGATCGCAGTCGACAAGGCAGTGCCGATCGAGGGGGATAAGGCGGAAACGCCGCCGGCGGAGACAGAGGCGTCTCTGTTCTCATCCTACATCGGCCTCAGCTTCGCCTTGTTCCTGGGTCTCCTCCCCAAGTTATCCCTCTCGTACGTGTCGTCGCTCCAGTCCCGCAACCGGATCCTCGCTACGAAGCTATTCGAGGCCGAGGACCAGCTCCGAACGCTAAGGTCTCGGGGGAAGGAAGATGCCAAGGCCAATGCGCGAGTGGCCGAGATCTTCGCGGGCCGCCGCGCCCGGTGGCAGCAGGAGGACAGGCGCCTCCTCCTCCGTGTGGATTCCGCGGAGGCGGAGATTTCGGGTTTGAGGGCGCGATTGGAGGAGACGGAGCGAGAGAGGGCGGATCTTAACGCCGCACTGGAGAGGCTAGAGAGGGACGAGATGCTCGAGTTCATGGCGAGGAAGGAGGGTGGTGGAGGTGGGCTGGATTTGGTGGAGGACAGTGGTACTGGAGGGGGTTTCACCAGGGTTAAGGTTCCGGAGGAGAAGTTACTGGCAAGGAATGGAAAACTGGTGGCGATTCAGCAGAAGAAGGGAGCTGTTCATGCCTTCGGAAGGCATGAAACAGTGGACAGATCAGTCTATTGGATGGCAG GATATGATGTATGA